The DNA segment CTATCGATCTACAGAATCCAGTCACTCTAACTTTTGCTTGTCAATATTTGAATCATTTTACCAAGGCAACTCCTTTATCTAATCAAGTTGTACTTTCCATGTCTGATAATGTCCCTTTAGTAGTAGAATATGTAATACCCGATTTGGGACACATTAGATATTACCTAGCaccaaaaattgaagaagaTGATAATTGATAAGTTTTGCAACATTTGTGAAAAATGCTCTTAAGTTATATTTCTCATTCATTTTGATGTGaccattttcttttatttttatatctGTTATAATCTGTTTAAATAAACTATACTTTcactattattttttatttttatatcatatAGTTCTATTTgtaagaaaataatttctgataATTCCGTGTTGAAATTAACAGCTGCCCCACTTTCTGAGTGAAATTTATAGGTACAAAAGTAAGAATGCTCAATATTGTGAAAGCTTCAGCTGTCAATTAGGATAGGATTTGgcaaacaaatgaaatttttttagtgATCTAATATTTAATCAGAATCCTAGAATTTATTTACATCGTACTACCTATTTATTCAATTAGTATTTCTTGTTCCATTCCTCCATCTCCTCCCATTCTTTTCGGATCTGTTTGATAAGTGGTGTGAGGTACATTTTATCTTCTTCAAACTTTGTCCATTGATCTTTTGGCAGGACAATCTTCTGGAGGGACAACTGAGCAGCTCTGATCAAACGATAATTTCTTTCGTCGATGGTTTTTTCATC comes from the Coccinella septempunctata chromosome 2, icCocSept1.1, whole genome shotgun sequence genome and includes:
- the LOC123308494 gene encoding cytochrome b-c1 complex subunit 7-like; protein product: MSLVYVQKRFMSSALQKFVYNMSGFNKYGLMRDDILDESRKDVQEALKRLDEKTIDERNYRLIRAAQLSLQKIVLPKDQWTKFEEDKMYLTPLIKQIRKEWEEMEEWNKKY